One Lacipirellulaceae bacterium DNA window includes the following coding sequences:
- a CDS encoding bifunctional nuclease family protein — MPVAMELARIIISEINPEQVIYLKEIDGDRTFPILIGVFEATSIDRRVKHEPSARPLTHDLLVGAVEALGGEFQDVIISELREHTYYAVLRVRHEGELIEIDARPSDAITVAVTCDPQLPIYVSEDVLHDVAGE, encoded by the coding sequence ATGCCCGTTGCGATGGAGCTTGCTCGCATCATTATTAGCGAGATTAATCCCGAGCAAGTCATTTATCTGAAAGAGATCGACGGGGACCGAACGTTTCCGATTCTCATCGGCGTGTTCGAGGCGACCAGTATTGACCGTCGTGTGAAGCACGAACCTTCGGCCCGTCCGTTGACTCATGATCTGCTGGTCGGAGCGGTCGAAGCTCTGGGGGGCGAGTTCCAAGATGTGATCATCAGCGAACTTCGTGAACACACTTACTATGCCGTGCTACGCGTACGGCACGAAGGAGAGCTCATCGAAATCGACGCCCGCCCCAGCGACGCGATCACCGTGGCGGTGACTTGTGATCCGCAGCTTCCCATTTATGTGAGCGAAGATGTGCTGCACGATGTGGCGGGGGAGTGA
- a CDS encoding SPFH domain-containing protein: MNLPIRISSLPLADFFGIPTPVLVIGIIVATAILLLSFIILLVKNYKRCSSNQVLVVFGKTAKGQAAKTVHGGAAFIWPLIQDYRYLSLEPIQIEIPLRGALSIENIRVNVPSVFTVAVGTQPDVMTNAAIRLLDLSTQEIRQQAEEIIFGQLRQVVASMGIEDINRDRDAFLQHIQQSVEPELSKIGLVLINVNITDITDESGYIDAIGQKAASQAIQQARGDVADEEKQGEIRVADAEKEKAVQVANATKAREIGTREAQREQAVRVAELEKEQTVGEQQAAFAREMQVKEAEQTMRISVADANAKAVDGENIAEAKIAASQATLLVEKAEAYEKGEARKREAEAAVIEIQNRAMAKAALAEAERIEAEQRAKVEAPAIAQKAKILVDAEAEAEKRRLEAEGQAKAIYAKLEAEARGQYEILAKKGDGLKQIVEACGGAKEAFQLMMLEHLDNLAESSAKAISNIKFDKVVVWENGGANGRSNTGDFLNKMAGTLPPMMQVMRDIGGIEIPESLAKLAGEETTGGKAKAESNGSRATTVPSEDRPASENPVQEV, encoded by the coding sequence ATGAACCTCCCTATCAGAATAAGCTCGCTGCCGCTCGCAGATTTCTTCGGCATACCAACGCCCGTCTTGGTGATCGGGATCATCGTCGCCACGGCGATCTTGTTGCTGTCGTTCATCATCCTTTTGGTGAAGAACTATAAGCGCTGCTCCAGTAACCAAGTGCTGGTCGTCTTCGGTAAGACAGCCAAGGGACAGGCCGCGAAAACGGTCCACGGCGGTGCGGCGTTTATTTGGCCGTTGATTCAAGACTACCGCTACCTGAGTCTGGAACCGATTCAGATCGAGATCCCCCTGCGTGGTGCTCTTTCGATTGAGAACATCCGCGTGAACGTGCCCAGTGTGTTCACGGTCGCGGTCGGTACGCAACCGGATGTGATGACCAACGCGGCGATTCGCTTGTTGGACCTTAGCACGCAAGAGATTCGCCAACAGGCGGAAGAAATCATCTTCGGTCAGTTGCGGCAAGTGGTCGCTTCGATGGGCATCGAGGATATCAACCGTGACCGCGATGCGTTCCTGCAGCATATTCAGCAGTCGGTCGAGCCGGAGCTTTCGAAGATCGGCCTCGTGCTGATCAACGTGAACATCACGGATATCACCGACGAAAGCGGCTACATCGACGCAATCGGCCAAAAGGCCGCTTCGCAGGCGATTCAACAAGCCCGTGGTGACGTGGCCGACGAAGAGAAGCAAGGTGAAATCCGCGTTGCCGACGCTGAGAAGGAAAAGGCCGTGCAAGTGGCCAACGCCACGAAAGCACGAGAGATCGGTACTCGCGAAGCTCAGCGTGAACAAGCGGTTCGCGTGGCCGAACTGGAGAAAGAACAAACCGTTGGTGAGCAACAAGCGGCCTTCGCTCGTGAAATGCAGGTGAAGGAAGCGGAGCAAACAATGCGTATCTCCGTTGCCGATGCCAACGCGAAGGCGGTCGACGGTGAAAACATCGCCGAAGCGAAGATCGCCGCATCGCAAGCGACGTTGCTCGTTGAAAAAGCGGAAGCTTACGAGAAGGGTGAAGCGCGCAAGCGTGAGGCGGAAGCCGCGGTTATCGAAATTCAAAACCGTGCGATGGCCAAAGCGGCCCTTGCGGAAGCAGAGCGGATCGAGGCGGAACAACGGGCGAAAGTCGAAGCTCCGGCGATCGCTCAAAAGGCGAAAATCTTGGTCGACGCGGAAGCCGAGGCTGAGAAGCGACGACTCGAAGCGGAAGGCCAAGCGAAGGCGATCTACGCCAAGTTGGAAGCGGAAGCCCGTGGCCAGTACGAAATCCTCGCCAAGAAGGGTGACGGCCTGAAGCAAATCGTCGAGGCCTGCGGCGGTGCTAAGGAAGCGTTCCAGCTGATGATGCTTGAGCATCTCGACAATCTCGCCGAAAGCAGTGCGAAGGCGATCAGCAACATCAAGTTCGATAAGGTGGTTGTCTGGGAGAACGGCGGCGCGAATGGCCGCAGCAATACCGGAGACTTCCTCAATAAGATGGCCGGCACGCTGCCCCCGATGATGCAGGTGATGCGTGACATCGGTGGCATTGAAATCCCCGAGAGTCTCGCAAAGCTCGCGGGCGAAGAAACGACCGGCGGCAAGGCGAAAGCCGAAAGCAACGGCTCACGGGCGACGACCGTCCCTAGTGAGGATCGGCCGGCGAGTGAGAATCCGGTGCAGGAAGTCTGA